A single region of the Pseudomonas solani genome encodes:
- a CDS encoding LysR substrate-binding domain-containing protein, with translation MYKRYPSLQSMSAFLQAARTGSFSQAARDLDLSHSAVSQQIRTLEEFVGQPLFLREKGRSSLTDAGQLFAGMLADGLMQIDKALSSVSHRELPRRLTLDVDAELAQSWLNARLPALLELFPGREILFLSMPRLERQAFERVDLSLRYGYGEWQDCEFAPLCDDRVTPVVSPALLQRHGLVAPIEPAEVLKLPLLGYSRRSWIPWLDAAGLEPTEPAAVMVFDNVANLLAAAEAGTGVGLVRGLLAADALREGRLVRLTRTSIPAHYNLYALWPHGGGEKVAPMIAAIRDMAARTFAAIG, from the coding sequence ATGTACAAGCGATACCCGTCGCTGCAGTCGATGAGCGCGTTTCTCCAGGCCGCCCGTACCGGCAGCTTCTCCCAGGCCGCCCGCGACCTGGACCTCAGCCACAGCGCCGTGAGCCAGCAGATCCGCACGCTGGAAGAATTCGTCGGGCAGCCGCTGTTCCTTCGCGAGAAGGGCCGCAGCAGCCTCACCGATGCCGGCCAGCTGTTCGCCGGGATGCTCGCCGACGGCCTGATGCAGATCGACAAGGCACTGTCCTCGGTGAGCCACCGCGAACTGCCCCGGCGCCTGACCCTGGATGTGGATGCCGAGCTGGCGCAGAGCTGGCTCAACGCCCGCCTGCCGGCGCTGCTGGAGCTGTTCCCCGGCCGCGAGATCCTCTTCCTGTCCATGCCGCGCCTGGAGCGCCAGGCGTTCGAGCGCGTCGACCTGAGCCTGCGTTACGGCTACGGCGAGTGGCAGGACTGCGAGTTCGCGCCCCTCTGCGACGACCGCGTCACCCCCGTCGTCTCCCCGGCGCTGCTGCAACGCCATGGCTTGGTGGCCCCCATCGAGCCGGCCGAGGTGCTGAAGCTGCCGCTGCTGGGCTACTCGCGGCGCTCGTGGATCCCCTGGCTCGACGCCGCCGGCCTGGAGCCCACCGAGCCTGCGGCGGTGATGGTGTTCGACAACGTCGCCAACCTGCTGGCCGCCGCCGAGGCCGGCACCGGCGTGGGGCTGGTGCGCGGCCTGCTGGCCGCCGATGCCCTGCGCGAAGGCCGCCTGGTGCGCCTGACCCGCACCAGCATTCCCGCGCACTACAACCTCTACGCCCTCTGGCCCCACGGCGGTGGCGAGAAGGTTGCGCCGATGATCGCCGCCATCCGCGACATGGCGGCGAGGACGTTCGCGGCGATCGGGTGA
- a CDS encoding xanthine dehydrogenase family protein molybdopterin-binding subunit → MSLARPLARRTFLKHSATLASGLAIGFHLGGAQAGRELGTAAGATAPFEPNAWVRVLADGTVRIVVHKHDSGTGTHTALAACVAEELDLDPLEVQVITPENPFFEAYRHPLWKVFSTGGSTSVSLEYGRLREAGATARTLLVEAAALRWGVAPSDCTTRGGQVLHAASGRRVGYGELADAAAQLPAPKEVKLKDPAQFRYIGKLRHKRHAADKVRGRFEYGIDARVPGMWVAVVQRSPVVNGRVARIDDSAALKVPGVHRVIRIPAQDKVLGGNQEGVAVLADDYWAAKLGRAALVVEWQGGLADFDSEHLAATQAKALEAASAAPVPTLQAGDAAAALGGAGRVIKADYRMPGKMQNPLEPVCIIAWLDAGGITFKGGVQVPSFAMEAAEVICGLPPEKVHIDEMVSGGSFGAREAKYWLFEVAYLAAQAKVPVKLMNSREDEMRALYGHPATLHRLEGALDGEGALQALRLRAVSPASPEMWEPGYFERPDHMDYSTTEAISAFDFAYRAPHLDLAWLRHESGVPSGWYRSVSFIPNVFAVESFMDELAQAGGRDPLDFRLTHMHERPRHVEVLRTAAKRAGWGHAAGADSALGIATNQGYGSFIAVIAQVARRNGTVQVERLTCVVDCGLAVSPGGVEEQLQGGLMWGLGHALFDRLDIRQGQVVQSNFHDYRVARMSDMPALDIQVLEGARDTPGGIGELASPAVAPAIANAVFRLTGKRLRDTPLALDGLG, encoded by the coding sequence ATGAGCCTGGCCCGGCCGCTGGCGCGGCGCACCTTCCTCAAGCATTCGGCGACCCTGGCCTCGGGCCTGGCCATCGGCTTCCACCTGGGCGGCGCCCAGGCCGGGCGCGAACTCGGCACGGCCGCCGGGGCCACGGCGCCCTTCGAGCCCAACGCCTGGGTGCGGGTGCTGGCCGACGGCACGGTGAGGATCGTGGTGCACAAGCACGACTCCGGCACCGGCACCCACACCGCGCTGGCCGCCTGCGTCGCCGAGGAACTGGACCTGGACCCGCTGGAGGTGCAGGTGATCACCCCCGAGAACCCCTTCTTCGAGGCCTACCGGCACCCGCTGTGGAAAGTGTTTTCCACCGGCGGCAGCACCAGCGTTTCCCTGGAATACGGGCGCCTGCGCGAGGCCGGCGCCACCGCGCGCACCCTGCTGGTGGAGGCCGCGGCGCTGCGCTGGGGCGTGGCGCCCAGTGATTGCACCACCCGTGGCGGGCAGGTGCTGCATGCCGCCAGCGGCCGCCGCGTGGGCTACGGCGAGCTGGCCGACGCCGCCGCACAATTGCCGGCGCCCAAAGAGGTGAAGCTCAAGGACCCGGCGCAGTTCCGCTACATCGGCAAGCTGCGCCACAAGCGCCACGCGGCGGACAAGGTGCGTGGGCGCTTCGAGTACGGCATCGACGCCCGGGTGCCGGGCATGTGGGTGGCGGTGGTGCAGCGCAGCCCGGTGGTCAACGGCCGGGTGGCGAGGATCGACGACAGCGCGGCGCTGAAGGTGCCCGGCGTGCACCGGGTCATCCGCATCCCCGCGCAGGACAAGGTGCTCGGCGGCAACCAGGAAGGCGTGGCGGTGCTCGCCGACGACTACTGGGCCGCCAAGCTGGGGCGCGCCGCGCTGGTGGTGGAGTGGCAGGGCGGCCTGGCGGATTTCGACAGCGAGCACCTGGCCGCAACCCAGGCCAAGGCGCTGGAAGCCGCCAGCGCCGCGCCGGTGCCGACGCTGCAGGCCGGTGACGCCGCTGCGGCCCTGGGCGGCGCCGGGCGGGTGATCAAGGCCGACTACCGCATGCCCGGCAAGATGCAGAACCCCCTGGAGCCGGTGTGCATCATCGCCTGGCTCGACGCGGGCGGGATCACCTTCAAGGGCGGCGTGCAGGTGCCGTCCTTCGCCATGGAGGCGGCCGAGGTGATCTGCGGCCTGCCGCCGGAAAAAGTGCACATCGACGAGATGGTCTCCGGCGGCAGCTTCGGCGCGCGGGAGGCCAAGTACTGGCTGTTCGAGGTCGCCTACCTGGCCGCCCAGGCCAAGGTGCCGGTGAAGCTGATGAACAGCCGCGAGGACGAGATGCGTGCCCTCTACGGCCACCCCGCCACCTTGCACCGCCTGGAAGGGGCCCTGGATGGCGAGGGCGCCCTGCAGGCGCTCAGGCTGCGCGCGGTGTCCCCGGCCTCGCCGGAAATGTGGGAGCCGGGCTACTTCGAGCGCCCGGACCACATGGACTACAGCACCACCGAGGCCATCTCCGCCTTCGACTTCGCCTACCGCGCGCCGCACCTGGACCTGGCCTGGCTGCGCCACGAAAGCGGCGTGCCCAGCGGCTGGTACCGCTCGGTGAGCTTCATCCCCAACGTCTTCGCGGTGGAGAGCTTCATGGACGAGCTGGCCCAGGCCGGCGGCCGCGATCCGCTGGATTTCCGCCTGACGCACATGCACGAACGGCCGCGCCATGTGGAGGTGCTGCGCACCGCGGCGAAGCGCGCCGGCTGGGGCCACGCGGCGGGGGCGGACTCGGCCCTGGGCATCGCCACCAACCAGGGCTACGGCAGCTTCATCGCGGTGATCGCCCAGGTGGCCCGGCGCAACGGCACGGTGCAGGTGGAGCGCCTCACCTGCGTGGTGGATTGCGGCCTGGCGGTGTCCCCCGGCGGGGTGGAGGAGCAACTCCAGGGCGGGCTGATGTGGGGGCTCGGCCATGCGCTGTTCGACCGCCTCGACATCCGCCAGGGCCAGGTGGTGCAGAGCAACTTCCACGACTACCGGGTGGCGCGCATGTCGGACATGCCGGCGCTGGACATCCAGGTGCTCGAAGGCGCGCGGGACACGCCCGGCGGCATCGGCGAGCTGGCCAGCCCGGCGGTGGCGCCGGCCATCGCCAACGCGGTGTTCCGGCTCACCGGCAAGCGCCTGCGGGACACGCCGCTGGCGCTGGATGGCCTGGGCTGA
- the tesB gene encoding acyl-CoA thioesterase II: MTQVLDDLVALLSLESIEENLFRGTSQDLGFRQLFGGQVLGQSLSAASQTMEEERHVHSMHGYFLRPGDATLPVVYTVDRVRDGGSFSTRRVTAIQKGQPIFTCSASFQADENGFEHQITMPQVPGPENLPSELELTRQNAHLISERMRDKFLCDKPIEIRPVTANNPYDPKPGEPIKYVWFRADGNLPDIRALHKYVLAYASDFGLLTTAMLPHGVSVWQKFMQVASLDHSLWFHRDLRADDWLLYSMDSPWSGNARGFSRGSIFNRAGQLVASVAQEGLTRVREDWK; encoded by the coding sequence ATGACCCAGGTGCTGGATGATCTGGTCGCCTTGCTGAGCCTCGAATCCATCGAGGAGAACCTCTTCCGTGGCACCAGCCAGGACCTGGGCTTCCGCCAGCTGTTCGGCGGCCAGGTGCTCGGTCAGTCGCTGTCGGCGGCCAGCCAGACGATGGAAGAGGAGCGCCACGTGCACTCCATGCACGGCTACTTCCTGCGCCCGGGCGACGCCACCCTGCCGGTGGTCTACACCGTGGACCGGGTGCGCGACGGCGGCAGCTTCAGCACCCGGCGGGTGACGGCGATCCAGAAGGGCCAGCCGATCTTCACCTGCAGCGCCTCGTTCCAGGCCGACGAGAACGGCTTCGAGCACCAGATCACCATGCCCCAGGTGCCTGGGCCGGAGAACCTGCCCTCGGAGCTGGAGCTCACCCGGCAGAACGCCCACCTGATTTCCGAGCGCATGCGCGACAAGTTCCTCTGCGACAAGCCCATCGAAATCCGCCCGGTCACCGCCAACAACCCCTACGACCCCAAGCCCGGCGAGCCGATCAAGTACGTCTGGTTCCGCGCCGACGGCAACCTCCCGGACATCCGCGCCCTGCACAAATACGTGTTGGCCTATGCCTCGGACTTCGGCCTGCTGACCACCGCCATGCTGCCCCACGGGGTTTCGGTGTGGCAGAAGTTCATGCAGGTGGCCAGCCTCGACCACTCGCTGTGGTTCCACCGCGACCTGCGCGCGGACGACTGGCTGCTGTACTCCATGGACAGCCCCTGGTCCGGCAACGCCCGCGGCTTCTCCCGCGGCAGCATCTTCAACCGCGCCGGCCAACTGGTGGCCTCGGTGGCCCAGGAAGGCCTGACCCGCGTGCGCGAAGACTGGAAATAA
- a CDS encoding histone deacetylase family protein yields MPLPLVYHDDYSPPFPDGHRFPMEKFRLLRDHLVDSGLVRDEQLLRPELCPADILALAHCPDYIARYLQGELAHEDQRRLGLPWSEALARRTIRAVGGSVLAAELALEHGLACHLAGGTHHAHYDFPAGFCIFNDLAVISRYLLAAGRVGRVLIFDCDVHQGDGTACILADTPEAITVSLHCEKNFPVRKAESDWDIPLPMGMGDADYLRVVDDALNYLLPLYQPDLVLYDAGVDVHQDDALGYLKLTDAGVAARDEAVMRHCLGRDIPVVGVIGGGYSKDRHALARRHGILHHSAARVWHSQGLA; encoded by the coding sequence ATGCCTTTGCCGCTGGTCTACCACGACGACTACAGCCCGCCCTTCCCCGACGGGCACCGCTTCCCCATGGAGAAGTTCCGCCTGCTGCGCGACCACCTGGTGGACAGCGGGCTGGTCCGCGACGAGCAGTTGCTGCGCCCCGAGCTGTGCCCGGCCGACATCCTCGCCCTCGCCCACTGCCCCGACTACATCGCCCGCTACCTGCAGGGCGAGCTGGCCCACGAGGACCAGCGCCGCCTCGGCCTGCCCTGGAGCGAGGCCCTGGCCCGGCGCACCATCCGCGCCGTCGGCGGCTCGGTGCTGGCCGCCGAGCTGGCCCTGGAGCACGGCCTCGCCTGCCACCTGGCTGGCGGCACCCACCACGCCCATTACGACTTCCCGGCGGGCTTCTGCATCTTCAACGACCTGGCGGTGATCAGCCGCTACCTGCTGGCGGCCGGCCGGGTCGGACGCGTGCTGATCTTCGACTGCGACGTACACCAGGGCGACGGCACGGCGTGCATCCTCGCCGACACACCCGAGGCCATCACCGTGTCCCTGCACTGCGAGAAGAACTTCCCCGTGCGCAAGGCCGAGAGCGACTGGGACATCCCCCTGCCGATGGGCATGGGCGACGCCGACTACCTCAGGGTGGTGGACGACGCGTTGAACTACCTGCTGCCGCTCTACCAGCCCGACCTGGTGCTCTACGACGCCGGCGTGGACGTGCACCAGGACGATGCCCTGGGCTACCTGAAGCTCACCGATGCCGGCGTCGCCGCCCGCGACGAAGCGGTGATGCGCCACTGCCTGGGCCGCGACATCCCCGTGGTCGGCGTCATCGGCGGCGGCTACAGCAAGGACCGCCACGCCCTCGCCCGCCGCCACGGCATCCTCCACCACAGCGCCGCCCGCGTCTGGCACAGCCAGGGCCTCGCCTAA
- a CDS encoding SagB/ThcOx family dehydrogenase: MSDEVRAYHALSKHRPDAWAPGPGHLEWSTQPAPFRRYAGARCIALPRRPLEETPRYDQPFAGPVGAPGPFDAASIGQLLYDSLALSAWKEDGGNRWALRVNPSSGNLHPTEAYLLAPAGSLEGPAVLAHYAPDLHGLEVRAELPAALALPAGGLLLGLSSIHWREAWKYGERAYRYCQHDLGHALAAIAIAASALGWRVRLLGQVPDARLDALLGLDRPGFEEAERADALLWISAPDAPLPRLPGTLLDGLAALELDGTPNRLSREQRHWPELERVLQLCRAPAQVDGDDAFTPGRQTDDNPGLPLRPLLHRRRSAQAMDGRTGIHADLLLAWLRRLMPENSPVPLALAGAPQVDLLLFVHRVQGLEPGLYWLARGAAPEAELAQGLREDFLWRRVPGELPLYRLLEGDARGLAGFLSCGQDIAADGCVALAMLARFDQALEQGAWRYPRLFWECGLLGQLLYLEAEAAGLSGTGIGCYFDDAVHELLGLADSRWQSLYHFTLGRARWDERLTTAPAYPE; the protein is encoded by the coding sequence ATGAGCGATGAGGTTCGCGCCTACCACGCCCTGAGCAAGCACCGCCCGGATGCCTGGGCCCCCGGTCCCGGGCACCTGGAGTGGTCGACCCAGCCGGCGCCGTTCCGCCGTTACGCGGGCGCCCGTTGCATCGCCCTGCCGCGCCGGCCGCTGGAGGAGACGCCGCGCTACGACCAGCCCTTCGCCGGGCCCGTCGGCGCCCCCGGGCCCTTCGATGCCGCCAGCATCGGCCAGCTGCTCTACGACAGCCTGGCCCTCTCGGCCTGGAAGGAGGACGGCGGCAACCGCTGGGCGCTGCGGGTCAACCCGTCCTCCGGCAACCTGCACCCCACCGAAGCCTACCTGCTGGCGCCGGCCGGCAGCCTGGAGGGCCCGGCCGTGCTGGCCCACTACGCACCGGACCTGCACGGCCTGGAGGTGCGCGCCGAGTTGCCCGCTGCCCTGGCGCTGCCGGCAGGCGGCTTGCTGCTGGGGCTTTCCAGCATTCACTGGCGCGAGGCCTGGAAGTACGGCGAGCGCGCCTACCGCTACTGCCAGCACGACCTCGGCCACGCCCTGGCGGCCATCGCCATCGCCGCCTCCGCCCTGGGCTGGCGGGTGCGTCTGCTGGGCCAGGTGCCCGATGCGCGGCTGGATGCACTGCTGGGGCTGGACCGGCCCGGCTTCGAGGAGGCCGAACGGGCCGACGCACTGCTGTGGATAAGTGCGCCGGACGCGCCGCTGCCCCGGCTGCCGGGCACCTTGCTCGACGGCCTGGCCGCGCTGGAGCTGGACGGCACGCCCAATCGTCTGTCCCGCGAGCAGCGCCACTGGCCGGAGCTGGAGCGGGTGCTGCAGCTATGCCGCGCCCCGGCGCAGGTCGATGGCGACGACGCCTTCACCCCCGGCCGGCAGACCGACGACAACCCCGGACTGCCGTTGCGTCCGCTGTTGCACCGGCGCCGCAGCGCCCAGGCCATGGACGGGCGCACCGGCATTCATGCCGACTTGCTGCTGGCCTGGCTGCGCCGGCTGATGCCGGAAAACTCGCCGGTGCCCCTGGCCCTGGCGGGGGCACCGCAGGTGGACCTGCTGCTGTTCGTGCACCGCGTGCAGGGCCTGGAGCCCGGCCTCTACTGGCTGGCCCGTGGCGCCGCGCCGGAGGCCGAGCTGGCGCAGGGGCTGCGGGAGGATTTCCTCTGGCGACGGGTGCCCGGCGAACTGCCGCTGTACCGCCTGCTGGAAGGTGATGCACGGGGTCTGGCGGGCTTCCTCTCCTGCGGGCAGGACATCGCCGCCGACGGCTGCGTCGCCCTGGCCATGCTGGCGCGCTTCGACCAGGCCCTGGAGCAGGGCGCCTGGCGCTACCCGAGGCTGTTCTGGGAATGCGGCCTGCTCGGCCAACTGCTGTACCTGGAAGCCGAGGCGGCGGGGCTTTCCGGCACCGGCATCGGCTGTTATTTCGACGATGCGGTGCATGAACTGCTCGGACTTGCCGACAGCCGCTGGCAAAGTCTTTACCATTTCACCCTTGGCCGCGCCCGCTGGGATGAGCGCCTGACGACGGCACCGGCCTATCCTGAATGA
- a CDS encoding GNAT family N-acetyltransferase: MPLETQSPRLLLRAWRDDDLDPLAALCADPEVMRYFPGTQSREEAAALIQRARAHAAEHGFGLWALERKDNGEFIGFTGLGKVGFEAPFTPATEIGWRLARAHWGQGYASEAARAALACAFDTLQLAQVVAFTTPANTASSAVMERIGMTRDEAGDFEHPKVEVGHPLRSHILYRIHRQDWLERP, encoded by the coding sequence ATGCCCCTCGAAACGCAGAGCCCACGCCTGTTGCTGCGCGCCTGGCGCGACGACGACCTCGATCCCTTGGCCGCGCTCTGCGCCGACCCCGAGGTGATGCGCTACTTCCCCGGCACCCAGAGCCGCGAGGAGGCCGCCGCGCTGATCCAGCGCGCCCGCGCCCACGCCGCCGAACACGGCTTCGGCCTCTGGGCCCTGGAGCGCAAGGACAACGGCGAATTCATCGGCTTCACCGGGCTGGGCAAGGTCGGCTTCGAGGCGCCCTTCACCCCGGCCACCGAGATCGGCTGGCGCCTGGCCCGCGCCCACTGGGGCCAGGGTTACGCCAGCGAGGCGGCGCGCGCAGCCCTGGCCTGCGCCTTCGACACCCTGCAGCTGGCCCAGGTGGTGGCCTTCACCACCCCGGCCAACACTGCCTCCAGCGCGGTGATGGAACGCATCGGCATGACCCGTGACGAGGCCGGCGACTTCGAGCACCCGAAGGTGGAAGTCGGTCACCCGCTGCGCAGCCACATCCTCTACCGCATCCACCGCCAGGATTGGCTGGAGCGGCCATGA
- a CDS encoding TIGR03862 family flavoprotein, giving the protein MTQNSLPVAIIGGGPAGLMAAETLALAGVRVDLYDAMPSVGRKFLLAGVGGMNITHSEPSDAFLSRYAERRDDVAALLHGFGAEELRAWIHGLGIDTFVGTSGRVFPTDMKAAPLLRAWLKRLREAGVAIHTRHRWLGWDAQGDLRIATAEGERSVAARATLLALGGGSWARLGSDGAWVPLLEGRGVAIAPLQPANCGFEVEGWSQLLKDKFAGAPLKTVALRLDDEPPRPGEFVLTAGGIEGSLVYALSARIRQRIARDGSATVHLDLLPNHPLEKVIKALAKPRGARSMAKHLHSQLGIDGVKAGLLRELTPAEVFTDPARLAAAIKALPITLVRPRPLDEAISSAGGVPFEALDDKLMLKALPGLFCAGEMLDWEAPTGGYLLTACFASGRRAGLGMLEWLAR; this is encoded by the coding sequence ATGACCCAGAATTCCCTCCCCGTCGCCATCATCGGCGGTGGCCCCGCCGGCCTGATGGCCGCCGAAACGCTGGCGCTCGCCGGCGTGCGGGTCGACCTCTACGACGCCATGCCCTCGGTGGGCCGCAAGTTCCTCCTGGCCGGTGTCGGCGGGATGAACATCACCCACTCCGAGCCCAGCGACGCCTTCCTCTCCCGCTATGCCGAACGTCGCGACGATGTGGCCGCGCTGCTGCACGGCTTCGGCGCCGAGGAGCTGCGCGCGTGGATCCACGGCCTGGGCATCGACACCTTCGTCGGTACCTCCGGCCGCGTGTTCCCCACCGACATGAAGGCCGCGCCGCTGCTGCGCGCCTGGCTCAAGCGCCTGCGCGAAGCGGGCGTGGCCATCCACACCCGCCACCGCTGGCTGGGCTGGGACGCACAGGGCGACCTGCGCATCGCCACGGCGGAGGGCGAACGCAGCGTCGCAGCCCGCGCCACCCTGCTCGCCCTGGGCGGCGGCAGCTGGGCGCGCCTGGGTTCCGACGGCGCCTGGGTGCCGCTGCTGGAAGGCCGTGGCGTCGCCATCGCCCCGCTGCAACCGGCCAACTGCGGCTTCGAGGTGGAAGGCTGGAGCCAACTTCTGAAGGACAAGTTCGCCGGTGCGCCGCTGAAGACCGTGGCCCTGCGCCTGGACGACGAGCCACCCCGCCCGGGCGAGTTCGTGCTCACCGCCGGCGGCATCGAGGGCAGCCTGGTCTATGCGCTGTCGGCACGCATCCGCCAGCGCATCGCCCGCGACGGCAGCGCCACGGTGCACCTGGACCTGCTGCCCAACCACCCGCTGGAGAAGGTCATCAAGGCCCTGGCCAAGCCGCGCGGCGCGCGCTCCATGGCCAAGCACCTGCACAGCCAGCTGGGCATCGACGGGGTCAAGGCCGGGCTGCTGCGCGAGCTCACCCCGGCCGAGGTGTTCACCGACCCGGCGCGCCTGGCCGCCGCCATCAAGGCATTGCCCATCACCCTGGTGCGCCCGCGCCCGCTGGATGAGGCCATCAGCTCCGCCGGCGGCGTGCCCTTCGAAGCCCTCGATGACAAGCTGATGCTCAAGGCCCTGCCCGGCCTGTTCTGCGCCGGCGAGATGCTGGACTGGGAAGCCCCCACCGGCGGCTACCTGCTCACCGCCTGCTTCGCCAGCGGCCGCCGCGCCGGGCTGGGCATGCTGGAGTGGCTGGCCCGTTAG
- a CDS encoding (2Fe-2S)-binding protein codes for MIEIVVNGTGHQLEDTLASTPLLWVLRDRLYLTGTKFGCGGGFCGACTVHLDGTPIRSCQFPLAAAAGHAITTIEGLSAEGDHPLQLAWVEEDVPQCGYCQSGQLMSAAALLASGTAIDDDTIRSAMAGNICRCGTYPRISKAIKRAAAAQGDAT; via the coding sequence ATGATCGAGATCGTGGTGAACGGTACAGGCCATCAGTTGGAAGACACGCTGGCGTCCACGCCCTTGCTCTGGGTCCTGCGCGACCGCCTGTACCTGACCGGCACCAAGTTCGGTTGCGGCGGTGGTTTCTGCGGCGCCTGCACGGTGCACCTGGACGGCACGCCGATCCGCTCCTGCCAGTTCCCCCTGGCGGCTGCGGCGGGGCATGCGATCACCACCATCGAAGGGCTGTCCGCCGAGGGCGACCACCCGCTGCAACTCGCCTGGGTCGAGGAGGACGTGCCCCAGTGCGGCTACTGCCAATCCGGCCAGTTGATGTCGGCGGCGGCATTGCTGGCCTCCGGCACCGCCATCGACGACGACACCATCCGCTCGGCCATGGCCGGCAACATCTGCCGCTGCGGCACCTACCCGCGTATCAGCAAGGCCATCAAGCGTGCCGCCGCGGCACAGGGGGACGCCACATGA
- a CDS encoding BRO-N domain-containing protein, translating to MTDYRIATRFIRYRRPLNVVLIDGLPWFCCRDLARLTNSRLDMRLTAKLDADQWRQETLRHEAGQFTDELLVNESGLHSLLLVNFYHPENRSLRQWITQEVLPALLDGQRTPDHQPRRRLLKWQGHHQVNLMEWQGQWWIRYEDMPRVLGQSEALKQQLS from the coding sequence ATGACTGACTACCGCATCGCCACGCGCTTCATCCGCTACCGCCGCCCCCTCAACGTCGTGCTGATCGACGGCCTGCCCTGGTTCTGCTGCCGCGACCTCGCCCGCCTCACCAACAGCCGCCTGGACATGCGCCTCACCGCCAAGCTCGACGCCGACCAGTGGCGCCAGGAAACCCTGCGCCACGAGGCCGGGCAATTCACCGACGAGCTGCTGGTGAACGAAAGCGGCCTGCACAGCCTGCTGCTGGTGAACTTCTACCACCCGGAAAACCGCAGCTTGCGCCAGTGGATCACCCAGGAAGTGCTCCCCGCCCTCCTCGACGGCCAACGCACGCCCGACCACCAGCCCCGTCGCCGCCTGCTGAAATGGCAGGGCCACCACCAGGTCAACCTCATGGAATGGCAAGGCCAATGGTGGATCCGCTACGAAGACATGCCCCGCGTCCTCGGCCAGAGCGAGGCATTGAAGCAGCAGTTGTCCTGA
- a CDS encoding LysR substrate-binding domain-containing protein, giving the protein MDLRLLRYFSVLADELHFGRAATRLHMSQPPLSQQIRLLEEALGTRLFERSHHRVELTEAGRTLKQQVPLVFEQLNRALDLTRQTARGQLGELEIGMISSVMVGVLPKALHRFRTRYPDVRWRLHEMTPAAQLVALKEHRIDVCVFRVGHDDPGLRNELLLYEPLRAVLPAEHPLAQRATLAPVDLAGEFFVTLELNQSSFANFLVQCCVQVGFSPLILQQVIEVQTLLGLVQAGFGVALLPASLEQLAPAGVVFRRLQPPLPEVPLYAIYRAGDDSAVLQRFLETLREQSATELPLPA; this is encoded by the coding sequence ATGGACTTACGACTGCTGCGCTATTTCTCGGTGCTCGCCGATGAACTGCACTTCGGCCGTGCAGCCACCCGGCTGCACATGTCGCAACCGCCCCTGAGCCAGCAGATACGCCTGCTGGAGGAAGCCCTGGGCACGCGCCTGTTCGAGCGCAGCCACCACCGGGTGGAACTGACCGAAGCCGGCCGTACCCTCAAGCAGCAGGTGCCGCTGGTGTTCGAGCAGCTGAACCGCGCGCTCGACCTCACCCGCCAGACCGCCCGTGGCCAGCTGGGCGAACTGGAGATCGGCATGATCAGCTCGGTGATGGTCGGCGTGCTGCCCAAGGCGTTGCACCGCTTCCGCACCCGCTACCCGGACGTGCGCTGGCGCCTGCACGAGATGACCCCGGCGGCGCAGCTGGTGGCGCTGAAGGAGCACCGCATCGACGTCTGCGTGTTCCGCGTCGGCCATGATGACCCCGGCCTGCGCAACGAGCTGCTGCTCTACGAACCCCTGCGCGCGGTGCTGCCGGCGGAGCACCCGCTGGCCCAGCGCGCGACCTTGGCGCCCGTCGACCTGGCGGGGGAGTTCTTCGTGACCCTGGAGCTGAACCAGTCGAGCTTCGCCAACTTCCTCGTGCAGTGCTGCGTGCAGGTGGGCTTCAGCCCGCTGATCCTGCAGCAGGTGATCGAGGTGCAGACGCTGCTCGGGCTGGTCCAGGCGGGGTTCGGCGTGGCGCTGCTCCCGGCTTCGCTGGAGCAGCTGGCGCCGGCCGGTGTGGTGTTCCGCCGCCTGCAGCCGCCGCTGCCGGAAGTGCCGCTGTACGCCATCTACCGGGCGGGGGATGACTCGGCGGTGCTGCAGCGCTTCCTCGAAACCCTGCGCGAACAGAGCGCCACCGAGCTGCCGTTGCCGGCCTGA
- a CDS encoding NINE protein, with protein sequence MEVHAYQAPSANLEAESVFCRNCGAAIAPTAQACPRCHADQNLNSKSKITAGVLAFFLGGLGFHRFYLGQWWGLFYLLFWGTGIPSLISLIEAIVFFCTSDQTWNAKYGRTKGSAWLIGLAGGFALLFVIGILASIAIPAYQKYVERAKAAQARIEQQYQQQPQAEPQLRQQQ encoded by the coding sequence ATGGAAGTCCATGCCTACCAGGCACCCAGCGCCAACCTCGAAGCGGAAAGCGTGTTCTGCCGCAACTGCGGCGCCGCCATCGCGCCCACCGCGCAGGCCTGCCCGCGCTGCCATGCCGACCAGAACCTGAATTCCAAGAGCAAGATCACCGCCGGCGTACTCGCGTTCTTCCTTGGCGGCCTCGGCTTCCACCGCTTCTACCTGGGCCAGTGGTGGGGGCTGTTCTACCTGCTGTTCTGGGGCACCGGCATCCCCAGCCTGATCTCGCTGATCGAGGCCATCGTGTTCTTCTGCACCAGCGACCAGACCTGGAACGCCAAGTACGGCCGCACCAAGGGCAGTGCCTGGCTGATCGGCCTGGCAGGCGGCTTCGCCCTGCTGTTCGTGATCGGCATCCTGGCCTCCATCGCCATCCCCGCCTACCAGAAGTACGTGGAGCGGGCCAAGGCTGCCCAGGCCCGTATCGAGCAGCAATACCAGCAACAACCGCAGGCCGAGCCGCAACTGCGCCAGCAGCAGTGA